Proteins encoded together in one uncultured Desulfosarcina sp. window:
- a CDS encoding Hsp33 family molecular chaperone HslO, whose protein sequence is MKNESNRPTGVLDPEGKDALHTFLMADDTIRGSVVNGTRMIRRMQRKHQLGILETLILGHAYLGACLMSAGLKGKDRLQLQVDCSGPVKGLVVEANADGEVRGFLKNVPIPVDNPLEDFNMAPFIGAGFLSVTRTLEDAKQPFSGRVMLAHGRLAKDLAHYYLTSEQIPTSFSLSVNFDSRGAVDAAGGLFLQVMPGADDGVVGRIEDRVTDLPSIGIAFSKGIAPTHFVGEHLGEYAPRFIDCREVGFVCHCSRDQIRSVLTMLPMDELQDIQAKGPFPLEIRCHHCNTRYRFEQEHIDRIVAARFAEN, encoded by the coding sequence ATGAAAAACGAATCAAATAGGCCCACTGGGGTTTTGGATCCTGAAGGCAAGGACGCACTGCACACATTTCTCATGGCCGATGACACCATCCGCGGATCGGTGGTCAACGGCACCCGGATGATCCGCCGGATGCAGCGCAAGCACCAACTGGGCATCCTGGAGACCCTCATCCTCGGCCATGCCTACCTGGGCGCCTGCCTGATGAGCGCCGGGTTGAAGGGAAAAGACCGTTTGCAATTGCAGGTGGACTGCTCCGGCCCGGTCAAAGGCCTGGTAGTTGAGGCCAATGCCGACGGAGAAGTTCGCGGTTTTTTAAAAAATGTTCCCATCCCTGTGGACAACCCCCTGGAAGACTTCAACATGGCGCCTTTTATCGGAGCAGGTTTTTTGTCGGTAACCCGCACGCTGGAAGATGCCAAGCAGCCCTTTTCCGGACGGGTGATGCTGGCCCATGGACGCCTGGCCAAGGACCTGGCCCACTACTACCTCACATCCGAACAGATCCCCACCTCCTTCAGCCTCAGCGTCAACTTCGACAGCCGTGGGGCGGTGGACGCCGCCGGGGGGCTGTTTTTGCAGGTCATGCCCGGTGCCGACGATGGCGTCGTCGGCCGGATCGAAGATCGGGTCACGGATCTGCCATCCATCGGCATCGCGTTTTCCAAGGGGATCGCCCCGACGCATTTTGTCGGTGAGCATCTGGGCGAATATGCGCCGCGTTTCATCGACTGTCGGGAGGTTGGCTTTGTCTGCCACTGCAGCCGGGACCAGATCCGCAGCGTTCTCACCATGCTGCCCATGGACGAATTGCAGGACATTCAGGCCAAGGGCCCATTTCCATTGGAAATCCGCTGCCACCATTGCAACACCCGGTATCGTTTCGAGCAGGAGCACATCGACAGGATTGTGGCGGCACGGTTCGCCGAGAATTAA